Genomic window (Bradyrhizobium sp. 186):
ATCCGGGCCGGCGCCTCCAACCGCGAGATGATCGGCGCGCTCGGTATCAACATCAAGCTGCTCTACACGCTGGTGTTCGGTCTCGGCGCCGCGCTCGCAGGTCTCGCCGGGCTGATGCAGGCGCCGATCCTCACCGTGCAGATCGGCATGGGCGAGAACATTTTGATCCTCGCCTTCGTCATCATCGTGATCGGCGGCATCGGCTCGATCCGCGGCGCGTTCCTCGCCGCGATCTTCGTCGGCATGATCGACACGCTCGGCCGTGCCTTCCTGCCCAACCTGCTGCGGCAGGTGCTGAGCTCGACCGCCGCCTCCACCGCCGCGCCTGCGCTGTCGTCCATGCTGATCTATCTGTTGATGGCGATCGTGCTGGTGGTGCGGCCGGAGGGGCTGTTTCCGGCCAGCCGTCGATGAAGGTTTTCACTGTGAGCAAGGCCGTCACGGCCCTGATGCTGGCGGGCCTCGTGCTGCTGCCGCTCTATTCGCATCTCTCCGGCAACATCTTCATCCTGACGCTGTTCACCCGCATCGTCATCCTGGCGCTGGCGGCCGCGAGCCTCAACCTCATCATGGGCTATGGCGGCATGATGAGCTTTGGCCACGCCGCCTATCTCGGCATCGGCGGCTACGCCGTCGGCATCCTGGCGCAGGAAGGTGTCGGCTCCGGCTTCATCCAGTTTCCGGTCGCGCTTGCCGCATCCGCGCTGTACGCGCTCGTCATCGGCGCGCTCAGTTTGCGCACCCGCGGCGTCTATTTCATCATGATTACGCTGGCGTTTGCGCAGATGGCCTATTATGTCGCCTCGGGGCTGGCGCGATACGGCGGCGACGACGGCCTTACCGTCTACAAACGCAGCGACTTCTCCGGCCTGGTCAATCTCGGCAACCGCGTGCAGTTCTATTACCTCTGCCTCGCTTGTCTGTTTGGCGTGATCTTCCTGATCTGGCGCATCGCCAATTCGCGCTTCGGCCTCGTCTTGCAAGGCTTGCGCTCCAATGAGCAGCGCATGCAGGCGATCGGCTTTCCGGCAAAACGCTACCAG
Coding sequences:
- a CDS encoding branched-chain amino acid ABC transporter permease; this translates as MKVFTVSKAVTALMLAGLVLLPLYSHLSGNIFILTLFTRIVILALAAASLNLIMGYGGMMSFGHAAYLGIGGYAVGILAQEGVGSGFIQFPVALAASALYALVIGALSLRTRGVYFIMITLAFAQMAYYVASGLARYGGDDGLTVYKRSDFSGLVNLGNRVQFYYLCLACLFGVIFLIWRIANSRFGLVLQGLRSNEQRMQAIGFPAKRYQLVCFVISGMMCGLAGALLANNTDFISPAVMYWTRSGDLMVMVILGGMGALFGPVMGAVVYLLLEEFLSQITEYWALIMGPLLLLIVLFGRGGIMGLLGRLNRG